In the Anaerostipes caccae L1-92 genome, CAGCCCATTCTCTTTCACCTGTCTGCTCTTTAAACTTTTCTGCCGGTACTCCGCATGTTGGACATTTTTCTGGTGGAGTATCTCCTTCGTGAACATAACCGCATACTGTACAAACCCATTTCTTCATACTTATACATCTCCTTTGAATTTATTTTACTGTTTTTGCTGTGTTCAAGAAACCCAGTAAAGATATCAGTAACTATTACTGTTTTCTTGTTGATCTAATCATAACACCGCTATTTTGTATTGTCAATATCTTTTTTTAAACATTTTTCACATACTCCACGAAAGTAAGTGACATTCTCGTCTACACGACCTTTAAATTGGGCGCTTGCGATCGCATTTACATGGTCGATCGGGTCCATCTTAAGATCGATGACTTCCCCGCACTCTTTGCATATAAAATGATAGTGCGGACCAACATTGGCATCGTATCTGTCTGCCCCGCCGTCATAACTCAGTTTTAGGATATCACCGCGGCTTGACAGCAGTGCCAGATTGCGGTAAACCGTACCTAAACTGATGTTTGGAAATTCTTCTTTTATGTTTACATAAATGGTATCCGCAGTCGGATGATCTTTTCTCGTCATCAAAAAGTTAATGATCGCATCCCTCTGCTTGCTCCTTTTCGTCGCAGGCTGCATAGGCGTCCTCCTCTCATAATAATAATTGTTACTGTTTTTAGTATAAGTTACCATACATGTATTGTCAAGGACCTTCCCTGAGAAATATACAAAAAAAAACACTTTGGTGAAAATGAATCCTTCCAAAGTGCTTCTTAATTATTTTATTTCCGGTTCGCCGGCTCCATGCTGACACTCTTCCCCTTGATCTTTGCGTGTCTCATTCCGTACATAACGTCTTTTGCAACCTCTTTCGGCACTTCTACAAACGTATACTGATCATGCACATCAATGGCACCTACCAGGTCGCCGGAGATGCTGGATTCTCCCGCTATTGCTCCGAGGATATCTCCAGGGCGCACTCCTTTTTTCTTTCCTATGTTAATAAAGAGTCTTACCATTCCCGCTTCAGCTCCGGTATCGCCAAAGTCTTCACTCTGCTGTGCTTCCTGTTCCTCATTCTCTGAAATTTGTTTTTTCAGAAATGCCGCTGCGATCTCTAATGCTGTGAAGTCAGTCTCATTGATGAATTCATCCAGCATATCTACATATTTATCCAGATTGTTTTCTTCAATCAGTCCTGTGATCTCCTCCAGACTCTTTTCTGCTCTGGTGGCCTGAACATCATTTAAACTCGGAATCGGTCTTGCCTTGATCTTTGTTTTACAGTAGCGCTGTACGTCTCTCAGCTTATAAATTTCTTTTCCTGCCACGAAAGTAAATGCATTCCCAGTCCTGCCTGCGCGTCCGGTACGCCCGATCCGGTGCACATAAAACTCATCATCCTGAGGGAGATCGTAATTGAAGACTGCATCTACATCATCTACATCGATTCCTCTCGCAGCCACATCGGTTGCCACAAGGATATCCACACGTCCGCCTCGGAAGCTTTTCATGACACGGTCTCTCTGGCTCTGCTTCAGGTCTCCGTGGATCCCCTCTGCAAAGTACCCCCGGCCTTTCAGTTCTCCCGTCACTTCGTCTACCATACGTTTTGTATTGCAGAATACGATGGAAAGCTTCGGAGAATGCATATCCAGCAGACGGCAGAGCACTTCAACCTTCTGTTTCGGCCTCACCTCATAGTAATACTGCTCGATATTCGGTACTGTCAGTTCCTTGCGCACTACCTTGATCAGCTTGGAATCCTTCTGATATTTTTTCGTAATGTCCAGAATCGCCTTCGGCATCGTGGCAGAGAACAATAAAGTCTGCCTTTCTTCCGGTACTTCTTTTAAAATACTCTCGATATCTTCTCTGAATCCCATGTTCAGCATCTCGTCGGCCTCATCCAGGACAACCATTTTCAAATCTTCTAATTTCAGAGTATGACGGCGCATATGATCCATGATACGGCCCGGTGTTCCTACTATAATATTGGCTCCTGTTTTCAGGGACCGAATCTGATTCGTAATGTTCTGTCCCCCATAGATCGGAAGTACTTTGGCTCCATGCATAAATTTGGCTAATTTACGGATTTCATCCGCCACCTGGATCGCCAGTTCTCTTGTGGGACATAAAATCATGGCCTGAGGCTTTTTCACCTTTGTATCCATCTTTTCCAAAAGCGGTATTCCAAATGCAGCGGTCTTTCCGGTTCCTGTCTGTGCCTGACCAACAATGTCTCTTCCCTCAAGCACCACCGGGATTGCCGCCCCCTGAATCGGAGAGGCAGCCTCAAAGCCCATCTCTTTCACTGCTTTTAATATTTTATCATTAATATTCAACTCATCAAATCTTACTGCGTCCATAAATTCCTCTGTATCTTTCTCATTCAATCAAAAATAATGCTCCGGGTTGTCAGGCATGCTGACAATCCAGAGCAACAACGTTATCAACTATAACACATTTTCATGTTCTGCGTCAAGAAGACAATGCGCCTGTCTCTCGACAATTAGTGACGGCCGCAGCCGTGTTCCCCGCAGTTTCCTTCATGATGATGGTCTTCACCGTGATGGCTGCACATGACATTTTCGTCATAAGAGAGTTCATTATTAAGCAGATCTTCAACAGCCTGATCCGCGCTTCCGGAAACTCCTCCGTACAGAGTGATTCCTGCTTCCTTTAAAGCTTCCTGCGCCCCTGCGCCGATTCCGCCGCAGATCAGGGTGTCTGCCCCGTGTTCCTGTAAAAATCCTGCCAAAGCACCGTGCCCGCTTCCCATAGTAGATACGACTACACTGTTTAACACTTTCCCATCGGCCGTCTCATAAATCTTAAACTGCTCTGTGTGTCCAAAATGCTGAAAAATATCTCCGTTTTCATAAGTTACTGCTATCTTCATCTTTCTTTCTCCTTTTCTTTTTTACAGCAGCGTCTGCTGCAATTTTCTTTATCTCCGGAACAGAGTGTATAATCCCCGCCCTGAATCATTAACATTTTCCCGTGAATGAGAGCGTCCGCCAGCTTTGTTCTGGCAGAATCGTAAATGCCTGTGACCGTAGTCCTGGCAATTCCCATCTGCTCTGCGCACTGCACCTGAGTGAGTTTTTCCCAATCAATGAGCCGAATAGTTTCGTATTCATCAATACTCATCTTAACAATTTTGTTACCGCAGCATTTTCCCTGTTTTCCCAGCGGCTCAAAGCCCTGATTCTCAGGCATGGCACAGACTCTTCTGCATTTTCTGGGTCTCGGCATCCGTTTTCTCCTTTGGTAAATTACTGACATATGTCATTTATTATCATACCATATTTCTGACATATGTCAAATAATATCTTAACTTTTTATAAATATAAGAAAAGTCCTTGAAATGGCTTCGTTGTAGTAGTAGTATATAAATACACTGAATATAGTTTTCATTACTACATATAATATATGAATGACTCAAGTTTTTATCGGAGGTATATACACTATGAATTTTAGACTGAAAGATCCCGGAAGTGCAATCACTCATTTTATTGGCATGGTTCTGTCCGTTGTGGCCGGTATACCCTTGATTGTCAGCAGTGTTCAGACTCACGATTATATTCGTATCGCCTCACTGACAATCTTTGTACTGAGTATGATCGGCCTGTACGGAGCCAGCACAACCTACCATTCCGTTTATTCTTCTGAGCATGTGATGAAGGTTTTGAAAAAACTCGATCATGCCATGATCTTTGTCCTGATAGCAGGTTCCTATACACCGATCTGTACCATTGTACTGGGCGGCAAAGTGGGCTACGGGCTGCTGACTGCCATTTGGATCATTGCTATTTTAGGTATTGTTTTTAAAATGTTCTGGGTGACTTGCCCTAAATGGGTGTCATCTGTCATGTACATCGCCATGGGCTGGTTTTGCGTTATCGCCATTGCCCCGTTATTTAAGAAATTGTCTGCCGTATGCTTCGGGCTGCTTTTGGCCGGCGGTATCATCTATACCGTAGGCGGCATCATCTATGCCCTAAAGCTTTCCTGGTTTGAAAACCACTGGAAGAATTTCGGACTGCATGAAATATTCCATCTGTTCGTCATGGGAGGAAGCGCCTGCCATTTGATCATGATGTTTTTTATTTAACACTATATTTGAAGACAGCATATTGGGGCAAAAAAAAGAAACACAGAGATTTTTGTGTTTCTTTTTTTTGCCCCAAATTCAACTTGCCCACATTGCCCGCGGTCATCATGCTATATTCATATCTGCAGTTAACAAATCAATTTTTTACAAAGGAGAAGAAAATGAATATTTGGGAAAACACAGTATTGACCGACCAGGGAAAAGCACTGCAGGCGAAACTGCTTCAGGGGCAGACTCTAAAAATCAACAGAGTTACGACGGGGTCCAAAAAGGTGCCGATTGTAGATCTTCGGCAGCAGACGGATGTCACGGCAGGGGGATATGATATTACACTTCAGCCCTCAAGGACAGAAGGCGAAAAAACAATACTTCCGGTTCTGCTTGAAAACACTGGTTTAAAAGAAAGCTATGACTTATGGCAGGTTGGATTTTTCGTGGAAGACCCAGATGAAGGTGAGATATTATTTTGCATTTCACAGGCATCACAGGCGAAACATATTCCTTCTGAGGCAGAAAGCCCGGGGTATTCTGTTACGTGGGATTTTTATTTTAATACTTCTAATACAGTGCCGTTTGAAATTGTATTGAACTCCAGCGGATTGGTGAATATTGAGGCTTATCAGGAACATACAGAAGCGATTAATGAGGTGAATAGCAGAATATCTGATCTCAACGATAAATTAAGTTCTGCAAACAATAAAATAGTCGAGACTACAAATAAGCTAACAAATTATGTTGCAATAAGAGAACAGTGGATGTCTTATAGTGTTGGAGCCTCTTCATCAGTAAACTATAATTTATCCCCTCCAACTTTATCTGGATATAAACTTTTATTCACACAATGTGCAATAACAAACTCCCCAAGAGTTACTTGTCATTATTGTGATAATTCAAAAGTATATTTTTGGAATCATGGAACTGGCGCTGTTTCTGCAATTGCCTTAATAAGATTTATTTATGTGAAACTATAACTTACATTATTCTCTTTATAGTGCCCCATACAGAACCCGCCCACATTGCCCATGGTCATCATGTTATAGTATTTATAGAGATCATGATCTGGTGTTTTTAGAGTAGCTGTTATTTGCTACATATTATCATTGGCTTTTTTAAGGGATAACAAACCAGGAGGTAATGTTATGGATATTTGGGAAAACACAGTATTAACAGACAAAGGAAGAGTATTACAGGCTAAGCTGCTTCAGGGACAGACATTAAAAATCACAAGAGTTACGACAGGTGCCAAAAAGGTCCCGATTGTGGATCTTCGGCAGCAGACAGACGTCACAGAAGGGGGATATGATATAACACTTCAGCCCTCAAGAGCAGAAGGTGAAAAAACAATTCTTCCAGTTCTGCTTGAAAACACAGGTTTAAATGAAAGTTATGACTTATGGCAGGTTGGATTTTTTGCAGAAGATCCGGATGAAGGTGAGATATTGTTTTGTCTTGCGCAGGCAACACAGGCAAAACATATTCCTTCAGAAACGGAAAGTCCGGGGTATTCTGTCACGTGGGATTTTTATTTTAATACTTCCAATATAGTACCCTTTGAAGTTGTATTAAATTCCAGCGGGTTGGTAAATATCGAGGCTTACCGGGAACATACAGAGGCGATTAGTAAAGTGAATCGTAGGGTTAATGATTTAATTTCAGCTTTATTCCATACACCGCTCTGGACAGTTCCCACTCCTACTTCTAATAGATGTTCAATAGATGGTGGTGGATATTTTACATACGGAAAAAAGGTTTGCTTACAGATAGTAATTATAACATCTGTGGATCTTTCCGGTGGGAATTCCTGGACATTACTGAACGGACTGCCTCTCGGAGACGGTAATCGATCTGTGGCAATATCATGTTCATTAAAATACTCAGGATTTGCTATAAGCGGACATATAAATACCTATGGAGATTTGTGTATAAGCACTGCAAATACCATCACAAAAGGAAGTGCAATTGTAATTACTGCAAATTATTATTCCGTGTAAAAATAGGATTTTTATCACCTGTTCCAAACTTAACTTGCCCACATTACCCTCGGTTATCATGTTATATTCTTTATAGAGATCATGGTCTGATACTTTTTAAAGTAACTGTTATTTGTCACATATTTTCATTGGTTTTTATAAAGTATAACAAACCAGGAGGTAATGTTATGGATATTTGGGAAAACACAGTATTAACAGACAAAGGAAAAGCATTGCAGGCGAAACTACTTCAGGGACAGACTTTAAAAATCACAAGAGTTACAACAGGTGCCAAACAGGTCCCTGTTGTAGATCTTCGACAGCAGACAGATGTCACAGAAGGAGGATATGACATTACACTTCAACCCTCCAGGACAGAAGGTGAAAAATCAATTCTTCCGGTTCTTCTTGAGAACACAGGTTTAAAGGCAAGTTATGACTTATGGCAAATTGGATTTTTTGCAGAAGACCCAGATGAAGGTGAGTTATTATTTTGTATTTCACAAGCATCGCAAGCGAAGCATATTCCTTCCGAGACGGAAAGTCCGGGTTATTCTGTTACATGGGATTTTTATTTTAACACTTCCAATACAGCACCTTTTGAAGTATTACTGAACTCCAAAGGACTGGTAAATATTGAAGCTTATCAAGAGCATACGGAATCAATCAATGAATTAATAAACAGAGTTAATGACTTAAATACTAATTTAAATAATTTAAAATCAGAAATTATAAAAAAAACTAATCAATCCGATTTTAACTTGTTAAATACAAAAGTCTCAGAGAACTCAAATAAGCTAAAAGACTATTGTATTATGAGAGAAGCAAATACAAGTATCACGGTTGCCGCTAATAGTTATTCTGGAGAAAGAACCTACTCAATGTCTTCGGTACCAGGATATAAAATGATTGCAGTTCTCCAAATAACAGCTGGAAATAGATCAATACCAGTTTATAATTATTATTGCTCCAATACAACCATACATTTTTGGCTTCATAACGGAACATCTACCACCACATTTACTGTATATTTTCGTTCTCTTTATATTCGCATATAACTCATACTTTTATGCCGGGCAGCTTTAATTTCTCTGCCCGGCTCATCTTTTTTATAGCGGCTTCTCTTTTCATCGCCGCCTCTTTTGTATCAAACTCCTCCAAGTACACAAGCTCAACCGGTGTCCGGCCTCTTGTGTACTTGGCGCCTTTGCCCTCGTTGTGGGACTTCAGCCGTTTTTCAATGTCATTGGTCCATCCTGTGTAGAGACTCTTGTCGCTGCACTTTAAAACATATGTATAGTTCTTCATCTCAATTTCTCCTTCGTTTATTCGAAGAAAAAGCTGCCGAAGCGGCAGCCTTTCTTCTACAGCAGCCAAAGATGTGAAAAGTAAGATACCCTTAAAAGCAAAGTAAAGTAAAAAGTACATTGACTGTTATTTTTGCTTCTTATATAGTATACGATATTTTCAGATCTTTGTTCCACTATTCTAAATAACTGGTTGGATTAATTGTCTTCTTGTCCTTTTCCATCTGCAGGTATACATTTGCACCCTCCAGTGTAAAGCAGTCAGTAGGGGCCGCAACCTTACCAAGAATCTGGTTCTTTGTCACTGTATCTCCTTCTTTCACAGCGAGATTTTTCAGCTGTCCGTAGAGTGCGGTGTAACCGTTCCCTAAATCCAGGAGTACAGTCTGTCCATATTCTTCGGTCTTGCGGATTTCTTCTACTTTTGCGTTTTTCGGAGCTTTTACTGCCATTCCCTCTTTTGCCTCGATCATGATTCCCTTATTTACCCGGTACTGGTCCAGGGATTCAAAATAAATAGTGGAGTCAACGCTGTAAGGCATCAGAACGTTTCCTGTCAGCGGCCAGGCAAGCTTTGTTTTTCCATCATATGATACCGTATTCTGGTTCATAGTCTCTGTGGTCTTTTCAGTCTCTGCCTCCGTCGCTTCTGTGGTCGTTGCTTCTGTTGTTCCCTCGGTAGCCCCGTTATTGACACCGACGGAATCCTTGTTTAAATCTACCTGCTGTTTTGCTAAGTCTCTTTTATTTTTAAATTCTATGCTGTAATATGTCATGATCCCGATAAAAAGGGCCAGTCCTACCAGCATCACCGCATAGTATTTCTTTAATGGGGAAGAGACGTCCCGGTTATGTCCTTTCATTTTCATCACCTCAGTGATAGTTTTACCGAATTCTGAGGCTTTATTCACTGATCAGACATTTTTGTAATTTGAATTCCTGTATAATAATATTTTAAAATATTTTTATAACTTTTTCCGTCCTTGGCCAGCTCATTGGCTCCATATTGGGACAGTCCGAGCCCAAGGCCTTTTCCCAGCGCTACCATCCTCAGCTTGCCGTCATACGGCTCCAGATAAAAGTTCGTAGAGTTCAGCTGAAAGCATTTTGCCCAAGCCTCTCCGGTCATAACATATTTTCCGACCTGTACTTTTTTGACATAACCGTTTCCTGTCTTTTCTTTGATCCGAATGGATTTCTTGGCTTCCTCCACTGACAGACTGATCTTATTCTCCTTTTTCAGCTGAGTCACCACCTGCCCATATGTCACTGGAATCCCAGTCATATATTCCGGTGATTCCACATCTTTCAGGCTGTCTTTTTCCTGAAGATAAGGGATCTCTTTTCCTAACCATTCTTTGGCACTCAAAGTAGTACCGACACTGATGCCATGGAAATACGGCTGTATATATTTTCCCTCATATGTAATGACCTCTCCTGTCGTCTCCCCGACTGCCTGTTTTCTTGACTGATCGGTTATTTTATATTTTTGTTCCCCTAACTTTTCCTGCAAGTTGTCATCCGACTCATATTTATATGGAAGAGAATCCTGGCTTATGTTCTTTTTGTCACCGATTCTTCGCAGAATATCTGTCCTCAAAATGACCGCCTGGGCTTTTAACGCCTCTTTTTCATCATCCATAGAAATCTGTGTCGGCAGTACACCCAGCAAATAGGCTTCTAAATCCATCGGTTTTCCGCTCACTGTCACAGTGTAGCCGCTGGTGTGGGTCTGAAAATCCACAGGTTTTGCTTCTTCTTTTCCTGAAAGCACCACTGTCAGCAGATATGGAACACTGCAGAACAGAAACAGCAAAAAGAAAAGGTAGGACAATTTATTTCTCATTAAAATCCCCCTTCCTGTCCGTCTTATTATTTTATTCAGGACAGGCAGAATGTATTCCAAAAATCACTTTACATAATTCATAATAATTGTATATAAATAGAAATAAATATTGACAGTGCATAAAAACCTTGTTATCATAAATATATAAAGTTTACCGCTGACCAATATGCGGTATACAAATAGTTGGGTTGTAAACTTCCCACAAATTGTGGGAAGTTTTTATAATCTATATTTACATAATTATACTAAAAAGGGATATTTATATAAAAATCTTAGGATTCTATATTATAAAAGATGAATTTTTCCACGATATGAACGATCCATATTTGAAAGGCAATAAACTTGAATCCAGACCGCAGTACTACTGTTTTCGAGATACATCACATGAAATTTACTGGATGATTCCTATGAGCAGTAAGATAAAGAAATATGAAAACCTCATAGATCAGCGCATTTCTGATGGCCGGCCTTGTGATATCCTGCATATCGCAAAATTGGATACCGGCAGCGAAAGTGTTTTCTTAATACAGGATATGTTCCCTGTAACAGAAAAATATATCAAGCGTCCCTATACCATTTCCGGGAATCATTTAAAGTTAACCAGCTAACATACCGCTCAGATCGTCCAAACGAAAGCAAAAAAAGTTCTAGGTATGCTCAAACGAGGTGTTAAATTTACCCCTACCCAGCCAGACGTTTTATCTATGCTAAAAAAGTTAAAGTTATACAATACTTTATCGTTTACATATTGTTCCTTTTTATCTGCAAAAGGCGGGCGGAATACCTATCTGCTGATGATATCCCGCCCATCTCTTTTTCATCTTTATTTAATAATTATTCTTCGTTCTTTTTCACTCCAAGAGTTACTTTTTCCCCATTGATGTTCCACTCTTTTATGAAGCCTGCTGCCTCTCCTGCCACAATTCCCGTAGCCAGCACATCATTCATGACAGTACTTTTATTTTTTGAGATCAGCTCTTTAACTTTTTCATTTGCTTCATAAGAAATCGTGATCTGATCCATCACTTCAAATCCCGCCTCTTTTCTCATAGACTGAACCTTGCTGATGATTTCCCGGATAAAGCCTTCTTCGAGAAGCTCTTCTGTCAGATTCGTATCCAGCACAACCGTAAAGTCACTGTCCGCCTCTGTCACAAAGCCTTCCTGCTTCACCATTTCGATCAGGAGATCCTCTTCGGAAAGTTCCACCGGCATGCCATCCACAGTGAACTCAAGCATTCCCTTAGAATCCAGCTCTGCTTTGGCCTTGTTTCCGTCCAGCTCTGTCAAATGTTTGCGGATGCCGTTTAATAGTTTTCCGTATTTCGGTCCCACTGTCTTTAACTGCGGTTTGAAATTGTATGTGGTGAAATTTGAAACATCGTCTGTAAACTCAATGGCTTTCACATTTAATTCTTCACGGATAATATCCTGATAGAATTCCGGCAGCTCTGATGGCGCTTTTACATACATCTGTCCGATCGGCTGGCGGTTCTTGATGCTGGCACTGTTTCTGCACGCACGTCCGAGAACGACAATCTTTAACACGGCGTCCATATTTTCTTCCAGCTCTTTGTCGCAGAGACTCTCATCCACAGCCGGGAAGTCACACAGATGGATGCTCTCAGGAGCCTCCTGATCCACACTTTTTACGAGATTCTGATAAATTTCTTCCGTCATAAACGGAATCATCGGAGCCGCTGCCTTACAGACAGTTGTCAACGCAGTGTAAAGAGTCATATATGCATTGATTTTATCCTGCTCCATTCCCTTTGCCCAGAACCTCTCACGGCATCGTCTTACATACCAGTTGCTCATCTCATCGACAAATTCCTGTAGAGCCCTTGCGGCTTCCGGAATCCTGTAAGCGCCCAGATTCTCATCCACAGTTCTCACGAGAGAATTCAGCTTGGATAAAAGCCAGCGGTCCATGACCGGCAGCTTGTCATGATCCAGACTGTATTTCGTTGGATCAAACTGATCGATCTCTGCATATAACACATAGAATGCATAAGTATTCCACAGTGTTCCCATGAACTTTCTCTGGCCTTCAGTCACGGCTTTTCCATGGAACCGGTTCGGAAGCCATGGGGCGCTGTTTGTATAGAAGTACCAGCGGATGGCATCTGCCCCATGCTCTGCCAGTGCCTCCATAGGATCGACTGCATTTCCTTTGGACTTGGACATCTTTTGTCCGTTTTCATCCTGGACATGACCTAATACAATGACATTTTTATATGGAGCCTTGTCAAACAGCAGCGTAGAGATTGCCAGGAGAGAATAGAACCATCCTCTTGTCTGGTCCACTGCTTCGGATATAAAGTCAGCAGGGAAATTCTCCTCGAAGATTTCTTTATTTTCAAACGGATAATGCCACTGTGCAAACGGCATGGAACCTGAGTCAAACCAACAGTCGATCACTTCTTCCACCCGGCGCATCTCTTTTCCGCACTCCGGACACTTTACAGTCACATCGTCAATATATGGGCGGTGCAGTTCGATGTCCTCCGGGCAGTTGTCAGACATACTCTTTAACTCTTCAATAGAACCGATGGCGTGCTGATGTCCGCATTCACATTCCCAGACATTCAGCGGAGTTCCCCAGTAACGGTTTCTGGAAATGCCCCAATCCTGGACATTTTCCAGCCAGTCCCCGAAACGTCCTTTTCCGATGTTTTCCGGAATCCAGTTGACGGTATTGTTGTTCTTGATCAGCTGGTCTTTTACATCCGTCATCTTAATAAACCAGGATTCTCTCGCATAGTAGATCAGCGGAGTATCACATCTCCAGCAGTGAGGATAACTGTGCTCAAAGTCAAGTGCCGCAAATAAGAGACCTCTTTCTTCCAGATCTTTCAGGATCAGTTTATCCGCATCTTTACAGAACGTTCCTGCCCAAGGTGTCTCTTTTGTCATCTCACCTTTTTCATCCACAAGCTGTACGAACGGCAGTCCGTATTTTCTGCCGACCTGAGCATCGTCCTCACCAAATGCAGGGGCGATGTGGACCACTCCTGTACCGTCTGTCAGCGTGACATAGGTATCGCAGGTTACGTAATATGCCTTCTCTTTCGGTGTCACAAACGGGAACAGCGGCTCGTACTCCTTATATTCCAGGTCTGTTCCTTTGTATGTCTCAAGCACCTTGTATTCACCTTCGAGTACACTGTCACAGAGCGCTTCTGCCAGATAATAAGTATATCCGTCATTTTCCACTTTGACATAAGTCTCATTCGGATTCACACAGAGTGCCACATTAGAAGGAAGGGTCCATGGGGTTGTGGTCCAAGCCAGAATATATGCGTCCTCATCCTTCACTTTAAATCTTGCAATGGCTGATTTTTCTTTTACATCTTTATATCCCTGGGCTACCTCATGGGAAGAAAGCGGGGTTCCGCAGCGAGGGCAGTAAGGTACAATCTTATATCCCTTATAAAGGAGACCTTTATCCCAGATCTGTTTTAATGCCCACCAGACGGATTCGATATAGTCGTTGTGATAAGTTACATAGGGATCATCCATATCTGCCCAAAAGCCTACCACACCTGAGAAATCTTCCCACATGCCTTTATACTTCCAGACACTTTCTTTACATTCTTTAATGAAAGGAGCCAGTCCGTATTCTTCGATCTGTTCTTTTCCGTCTAATCCAAGCTTCTTTTCCAC is a window encoding:
- a CDS encoding Fur family transcriptional regulator, with the translated sequence MQPATKRSKQRDAIINFLMTRKDHPTADTIYVNIKEEFPNISLGTVYRNLALLSSRGDILKLSYDGGADRYDANVGPHYHFICKECGEVIDLKMDPIDHVNAIASAQFKGRVDENVTYFRGVCEKCLKKDIDNTK
- the trhA gene encoding PAQR family membrane homeostasis protein TrhA, which translates into the protein MNFRLKDPGSAITHFIGMVLSVVAGIPLIVSSVQTHDYIRIASLTIFVLSMIGLYGASTTYHSVYSSEHVMKVLKKLDHAMIFVLIAGSYTPICTIVLGGKVGYGLLTAIWIIAILGIVFKMFWVTCPKWVSSVMYIAMGWFCVIAIAPLFKKLSAVCFGLLLAGGIIYTVGGIIYALKLSWFENHWKNFGLHEIFHLFVMGGSACHLIMMFFI
- a CDS encoding SpoIID/LytB domain-containing protein; translation: MRNKLSYLFFLLFLFCSVPYLLTVVLSGKEEAKPVDFQTHTSGYTVTVSGKPMDLEAYLLGVLPTQISMDDEKEALKAQAVILRTDILRRIGDKKNISQDSLPYKYESDDNLQEKLGEQKYKITDQSRKQAVGETTGEVITYEGKYIQPYFHGISVGTTLSAKEWLGKEIPYLQEKDSLKDVESPEYMTGIPVTYGQVVTQLKKENKISLSVEEAKKSIRIKEKTGNGYVKKVQVGKYVMTGEAWAKCFQLNSTNFYLEPYDGKLRMVALGKGLGLGLSQYGANELAKDGKSYKNILKYYYTGIQITKMSDQ
- the cptIN gene encoding type III toxin-antitoxin system CptIN family toxin, translating into MWEVFIIYIYIIILKRDIYIKILGFYIIKDEFFHDMNDPYLKGNKLESRPQYYCFRDTSHEIYWMIPMSSKIKKYENLIDQRISDGRPCDILHIAKLDTGSESVFLIQDMFPVTEKYIKRPYTISGNHLKLTS
- a CDS encoding NifB/NifX family molybdenum-iron cluster-binding protein is translated as MKIAVTYENGDIFQHFGHTEQFKIYETADGKVLNSVVVSTMGSGHGALAGFLQEHGADTLICGGIGAGAQEALKEAGITLYGGVSGSADQAVEDLLNNELSYDENVMCSHHGEDHHHEGNCGEHGCGRH
- a CDS encoding GIY-YIG nuclease family protein, with protein sequence MKNYTYVLKCSDKSLYTGWTNDIEKRLKSHNEGKGAKYTRGRTPVELVYLEEFDTKEAAMKREAAIKKMSRAEKLKLPGIKV
- a CDS encoding M23 family metallopeptidase, which encodes MKGHNRDVSSPLKKYYAVMLVGLALFIGIMTYYSIEFKNKRDLAKQQVDLNKDSVGVNNGATEGTTEATTTEATEAETEKTTETMNQNTVSYDGKTKLAWPLTGNVLMPYSVDSTIYFESLDQYRVNKGIMIEAKEGMAVKAPKNAKVEEIRKTEEYGQTVLLDLGNGYTALYGQLKNLAVKEGDTVTKNQILGKVAAPTDCFTLEGANVYLQMEKDKKTINPTSYLE
- a CDS encoding DUF134 domain-containing protein, whose amino-acid sequence is MPRPRKCRRVCAMPENQGFEPLGKQGKCCGNKIVKMSIDEYETIRLIDWEKLTQVQCAEQMGIARTTVTGIYDSARTKLADALIHGKMLMIQGGDYTLCSGDKENCSRRCCKKEKEKER
- a CDS encoding DEAD/DEAH box helicase, whose protein sequence is MDAVRFDELNINDKILKAVKEMGFEAASPIQGAAIPVVLEGRDIVGQAQTGTGKTAAFGIPLLEKMDTKVKKPQAMILCPTRELAIQVADEIRKLAKFMHGAKVLPIYGGQNITNQIRSLKTGANIIVGTPGRIMDHMRRHTLKLEDLKMVVLDEADEMLNMGFREDIESILKEVPEERQTLLFSATMPKAILDITKKYQKDSKLIKVVRKELTVPNIEQYYYEVRPKQKVEVLCRLLDMHSPKLSIVFCNTKRMVDEVTGELKGRGYFAEGIHGDLKQSQRDRVMKSFRGGRVDILVATDVAARGIDVDDVDAVFNYDLPQDDEFYVHRIGRTGRAGRTGNAFTFVAGKEIYKLRDVQRYCKTKIKARPIPSLNDVQATRAEKSLEEITGLIEENNLDKYVDMLDEFINETDFTALEIAAAFLKKQISENEEQEAQQSEDFGDTGAEAGMVRLFINIGKKKGVRPGDILGAIAGESSISGDLVGAIDVHDQYTFVEVPKEVAKDVMYGMRHAKIKGKSVSMEPANRK